A region from the Ctenopharyngodon idella isolate HZGC_01 chromosome 13, HZGC01, whole genome shotgun sequence genome encodes:
- the elovl5 gene encoding elongation of very long chain fatty acids protein 5: MEALNHRVNTYIDSWMGPRDPRVRGWLLLDNYIPTFTFSMMYLLIVWMGPKYMKNRQPYSCRALLVPYNLFLTLLSLYMFYELVMSVYQGGYNFFCQNTHSGGEADNRMINVLWWYYFSKLIEFMDTFFFILRKNNHQITFLHVYHHATMLNIWWFVMNWVPCGHSYFGATFNSFIHVLMYSYYGLSAVPAIRPYLWWKKYITQGQLVQFVLTMFQTSCAVVWPCGFPMGWLYFQITYMITLITLFTNFYIQTYKRHAGSRKTDLANGSINGHTNGVTSSEKVRYRKPRAD, translated from the exons ATGGAGGCCCTTAATCACAGAGTCAACACTTACATTGACTCTTGGATGGGACCCAGGG ATCCTCGGGTTAGAGGATGGCTTCTGCTGGACAACTACATCCCCACTTTCACCTTCAGCATGATGTACCTTCTGATTGTGTGGATGGGACCAAAATACATGAAGAACAGACAGCCATACTCCTGCAGAGCTCTGCTAGTGCCATATAACCTCTTCCTGACGCTCCTGTCTCTCTACATGTTCTATGAG CTGGTAATGTCAGTGTATCAGGGCGGATACAACTTCTTCTGCCAGAACACCCACAGTGGAGGAGAGGCCGACAATAGG ATGATTAATGTACTCTGGTGGTATTACTTCTCCAAACTCATTGAGTTTATGGACACTTTCTTCTTCATCCTGAGGAAGAACAACCACCAGATCACCTTCCTGCATGTCTACCATCACGCCACCATGCTCAACATCTGGTGGTTCGTCATGAACTGGGTGCCGTGTGGACACT CGTACTTTGGCGCCACGTTTAACAGCTTCATCCATGTCCTGATGTACTCGTATTACGGCCTCTCTGCCGTCCCGGCCATAAGACCATACCTGTGGTGGAAAAAATACATCACTCAAGGGCAGCTG GTCCAGTTTGTCCTGACCATGTTCCAGACATCTTGTGCTGTGGTTTGGCCCTGTGGTTTCCCAATGGGCTGGCTGTATTTCCAAATCACTTATATGATCACTCTTATCACACTCTTCACAAACTTCTACATACAG ACCTATAAGAGACACGCTGGATCTCGGAAGACCGATCTCGCGAACGGATCAATAAATGGCCACACTAATGGCGTGACATCCAGCGAGAAGGTTAGATACAGGAAGCCACGCGCAGATTGA